In one window of Escherichia coli DSM 30083 = JCM 1649 = ATCC 11775 DNA:
- the ybbP gene encoding putative ABC transporter permease subunit YbbP gives MIARWFWREWRSPSLLIVWLALSLAVACVLALGNISDRMEKGLSQQSREFMAGDRALRSSREVPQAWLEEAQKRGLKVGKQLTFATMTFAGDTPQLANVKAVDDIYPMYGDLQTNPPGLKPQAGSVLLAPRLMALLNLKTGDTIDVGDATLRIAGEVIQEPDSGFNPFQIAPRLMMNLADVDKTGSVQPGSRVTWRYKFGGSENQLDGYEKWLLPQLKPEQRWYGLEQDEGALGRSIERSQQFLLLSALLTLLLAVAAVAVAMNHYCRSRYDLVAILKTLGAGRAQLRKLIVGQWLMVLVLSAITGGVIGLLFENVLMVLLKPVLPAALPPASLWPWLWALGTMTVISLLVGLRPYRLLLATQPLRVLRNDVVANVWPLKFYLPIVSVVVVLLLAGLMGGSMLLWAVLAGAVVLALLCGVLGWMLLNVLRRMTLKSLPLRLAVSRLLRQPWSTLSQLSAFSLSFMLLALLLVLRGDLLDRWQQQLPPESPNYFLINIATEQVTPLKAFLAEHQIVPESFYPVVRARLTAINDKPTEGNGDEALNRELNLTWQNARPDHNPIVAGNWPPKADEVSMEEGLAKRLNVALGDTVTFMGDTQEFRAKVTSLRKVDWESLRPNFYFIFPEGALDGQPQSWLTSFRWENGNGMLTQLNRQFPTISLLDIGAILKQVGQVLEQVSRALEVMVVLVTACGMLLLLAQVQVGMRQRHQELVVWRTLGAGKKLLRTTLWCEFAMLGFVSGLVAAIGAETALAVLQSKVFDFPWEPDWRLWIVLPCSGALLLSLCGGWLGARLLKGKALFRQFAG, from the coding sequence ATGATTGCACGTTGGTTCTGGCGCGAATGGCGCTCGCCGTCGCTATTAATTGTCTGGCTGGCGCTTAGCCTGGCGGTGGCCTGCGTGCTGGCGCTGGGCAATATCAGCGATCGCATGGAGAAGGGCTTAAGCCAGCAAAGCCGTGAGTTTATGGCGGGCGATCGGGCGTTGCGCAGTTCGCGCGAAGTGCCGCAAGCATGGCTGGAGGAAGCGCAAAAGCGCGGCCTGAAAGTTGGCAAGCAGCTGACTTTCGCCACCATGACCTTTGCAGGCGACACGCCGCAGCTGGCGAACGTCAAAGCGGTGGATGATATCTACCCGATGTATGGCGATCTGCAAACTAATCCCCCTGGCCTGAAACCGCAGGCGGGCAGCGTATTGCTGGCCCCACGCCTGATGGCACTGCTTAACCTGAAAACGGGCGACACCATTGACGTGGGCGATGCCACCTTGCGGATTGCCGGAGAAGTGATTCAGGAACCGGATTCCGGTTTTAATCCTTTCCAGATAGCCCCACGCCTGATGATGAATCTGGCGGATGTTGATAAAACCGGATCCGTGCAGCCGGGGAGTCGGGTCACCTGGCGCTATAAATTCGGCGGTAGCGAGAACCAGCTCGACGGCTATGAGAAATGGTTGTTACCCCAGCTTAAACCCGAACAACGCTGGTACGGTCTGGAACAGGACGAAGGCGCGCTGGGGCGATCGATAGAACGTTCGCAACAGTTCCTGCTGCTTTCGGCGCTTCTGACCTTGCTGCTGGCGGTGGCGGCGGTCGCGGTGGCGATGAATCATTACTGTCGCAGTCGCTACGACTTGGTGGCGATCCTCAAAACGCTGGGGGCAGGGCGAGCGCAACTGCGTAAGTTAATTGTCGGTCAGTGGTTGATGGTGCTGGTACTTTCAGCCATTACCGGTGGGGTGATAGGTCTGTTGTTCGAAAACGTGTTGATGGTGCTGCTCAAACCCGTGCTACCTGCCGCTTTACCTCCTGCCAGCCTCTGGCCGTGGCTGTGGGCGCTCGGCACCATGACAGTCATCTCGCTGCTGGTGGGGCTGCGACCATACCGCCTGTTGTTGGCAACGCAGCCTTTACGCGTGTTACGTAATGATGTGGTTGCAAACGTCTGGCCGCTGAAGTTTTATCTGCCGATTGTCAGTGTGGTGGTTGTGCTACTGCTCGCCGGACTGATGGGCGGCAGTATGCTGCTCTGGGCGGTGCTGGCGGGCGCGGTAGTACTGGCTTTGCTGTGCGGTGTGCTGGGCTGGATGCTGCTGAATGTACTTCGCCGCATGACGCTGAAATCGCTACCTCTGCGCCTGGCGGTTAGCCGCCTGTTACGTCAGCCGTGGTCAACGTTAAGCCAGCTTTCGGCATTTTCGCTCTCCTTTATGCTGCTGGCACTGTTGTTGGTGTTGCGTGGCGATCTGCTCGATCGCTGGCAACAGCAGCTACCGCCAGAAAGCCCGAACTACTTTTTAATCAACATCGCCACAGAACAGGTTACGCCGCTAAAAGCGTTTCTCGCGGAACATCAGATAGTCCCGGAATCGTTTTATCCGGTAGTGCGGGCGCGGTTGACGGCGATTAACGACAAGCCGACAGAAGGCAATGGAGATGAGGCGCTCAACCGCGAGCTGAATCTCACTTGGCAAAATGCGCGGCCTGATCATAACCCGATCGTCGCCGGTAACTGGCCGCCAAAAGCCGATGAAGTGTCGATGGAAGAGGGGCTGGCGAAACGCTTAAACGTTGCCCTCGGCGATACCGTGACTTTTATGGGCGATACCCAGGAGTTCCGCGCTAAAGTGACCAGCCTGCGCAAAGTGGACTGGGAAAGTCTGCGGCCTAATTTCTATTTTATTTTCCCGGAAGGGGCATTAGACGGGCAACCGCAGAGCTGGCTTACCAGTTTCCGCTGGGAGAATGGCAACGGCATGTTGACGCAACTCAACCGCCAGTTCCCGACCATTAGCCTGTTAGACATTGGCGCGATTTTAAAACAGGTCGGTCAGGTGCTGGAGCAGGTAAGTCGGGCGCTGGAAGTGATGGTGGTGCTGGTCACCGCCTGCGGCATGTTGCTGTTGCTGGCGCAGGTGCAGGTGGGAATGCGTCAGCGTCATCAGGAGCTGGTGGTGTGGCGCACACTTGGTGCGGGGAAAAAACTGCTGCGCACGACATTGTGGTGTGAGTTCGCCATGCTCGGGTTTGTATCCGGCCTGGTGGCCGCAATTGGTGCGGAAACGGCACTGGCGGTACTGCAATCGAAAGTGTTTGATTTCCCGTGGGAGCCAGACTGGCGATTGTGGATTGTTCTGCCGTGCAGCGGTGCGCTACTGCTGTCGCTTTGCGGCGGCTGGCTGGGTGCGCGACTGCTTAAGGGTAAGGCGCTGTTCAGGCAGTTTGCGGGGTGA
- the ybbA gene encoding putative ABC transporter ATP-binding protein YbbA produces MPAENIVEVHHLKKSVGQGEHELSILTGVELVVKRGETIALVGESGSGKSTLLAILAGLDDGSSGEVRLVGQPLHNMDEEARAKLRAKHVGFVFQSFMLIPTLNALENVELPALLRGESSAESRNGAKALLEQLGLCKRLDHLPAQLSGGEQQRVALARAFNGRPDVLFADEPTGNLDRQTGDKIADLLFSLNREHGTTLIMVTHDLQLAARCDRCLRLVNGQLQEEA; encoded by the coding sequence ATGCCAGCGGAAAACATTGTTGAAGTTCATCATCTTAAGAAGTCCGTCGGTCAGGGGGAGCATGAACTCTCCATCCTCACCGGAGTTGAGCTGGTTGTCAAACGTGGCGAGACCATCGCACTGGTGGGCGAGTCGGGATCGGGTAAGTCAACCTTGCTGGCGATCCTCGCCGGGCTGGATGACGGCAGCAGTGGCGAAGTGAGACTGGTGGGACAACCGCTACATAATATGGACGAAGAAGCGCGGGCAAAGTTGCGCGCGAAGCACGTAGGCTTTGTTTTTCAGTCATTTATGTTAATTCCTACCCTTAACGCGCTGGAAAACGTCGAGCTTCCGGCGCTGCTGCGCGGTGAGAGTAGCGCAGAAAGTCGTAACGGGGCGAAAGCGTTGCTCGAACAGTTAGGGTTGTGTAAACGTCTTGATCATCTTCCGGCACAGCTTTCTGGCGGCGAACAGCAACGAGTGGCGCTGGCGCGAGCCTTTAATGGTCGACCTGATGTGCTGTTTGCCGACGAACCCACCGGCAACCTTGACCGCCAGACGGGCGATAAAATTGCCGATCTACTTTTTTCCCTCAACCGTGAGCATGGCACCACGTTGATTATGGTGACCCATGACCTGCAACTGGCGGCACGCTGTGACCGCTGCTTACGGCTGGTGAACGGGCAGTTGCAGGAGGAAGCATGA
- the tesA gene encoding multifunctional acyl-CoA thioesterase I/protease I/lysophospholipase L1, whose product MNFNNVFRWHLPFLFLVLLTFRAAAADTLLILGDSLSAGYRMSASAAWPALLNDKWQSKTSVVNASISGDTSQQGLARLPALLKQHQPRWVLVELGGNDGLRGFQPQQTEQTLRQILQDVKAANAEPLLMQIRLPANYGRRYNEAFSAIYPKLAKEFDVPLLPFFMEEVYLKPQWMQDDGIHPNRDAQPFIADWMAKQLQPLVNHDS is encoded by the coding sequence ATGAACTTCAACAATGTTTTCCGCTGGCATTTGCCCTTCCTGTTCCTGGTCCTGTTAACCTTCCGTGCCGCCGCAGCGGACACGTTATTGATTCTGGGTGATAGCCTGAGCGCCGGGTATCGAATGTCTGCTAGCGCGGCCTGGCCTGCCTTGTTGAATGATAAGTGGCAGAGTAAAACGTCGGTAGTCAATGCCAGCATCAGCGGCGACACCTCGCAACAAGGGCTGGCGCGCCTTCCGGCTCTGCTGAAACAGCATCAGCCGCGCTGGGTGCTGGTAGAACTGGGCGGCAATGACGGTTTGCGTGGTTTTCAGCCACAACAAACCGAGCAAACGCTGCGCCAGATATTGCAGGATGTCAAAGCCGCCAACGCTGAACCATTGTTAATGCAAATACGTCTGCCTGCAAACTATGGTCGCCGTTATAATGAAGCCTTTAGCGCCATTTACCCCAAACTCGCCAAAGAGTTTGATGTTCCGCTGCTGCCCTTTTTTATGGAAGAGGTCTACCTCAAACCACAATGGATGCAGGATGACGGTATTCATCCCAACCGCGACGCCCAGCCGTTTATTGCCGACTGGATGGCGAAGCAGTTGCAGCCTTTAGTAAATCATGACTCATAA
- the allS gene encoding HTH-type transcriptional activator AllS has product MFDPETLRTFIAVAETGSFSKAAERLCKTTATISYRIKLLEENTGVALFFRTTRSVTLTAAGEHLLCQARDWLGWLESMPSELQQVNDGVERQVNIVINNLLYNPQAVARLLAWLNERYPFTQFHISRQIYMGVWDSLLYEGFSLAIGVTGTEALANTFSLDPLGSVQWRFVMAADHPLANVEEPLTEAQLRRFPAVNIEDSARTLTKRVAWRLPGQKEIIVPDMETKIAAHLAGVGIGFLPKSLCQSMLDNQQLVSRVIPTMRPPSPLSLAWRKFGSGKAVEDIVTLFTQRRPEISGFLEIFGNPRS; this is encoded by the coding sequence ATGTTCGATCCAGAAACCTTGCGGACTTTCATTGCGGTTGCTGAAACAGGAAGTTTTTCAAAAGCGGCAGAACGATTATGTAAAACCACGGCGACGATCAGTTATCGCATTAAACTTCTGGAAGAGAATACCGGAGTGGCGCTGTTTTTCCGCACGACTCGCAGCGTGACGTTGACGGCGGCTGGCGAGCATCTACTTTGTCAGGCCAGAGACTGGCTGGGCTGGCTGGAAAGTATGCCCAGCGAGTTACAACAGGTGAATGATGGCGTGGAACGCCAGGTGAATATCGTCATCAACAACCTGCTCTATAACCCCCAGGCCGTTGCCAGGCTGCTGGCGTGGCTAAATGAACGTTACCCGTTTACCCAATTTCACATCTCCCGACAAATCTATATGGGCGTCTGGGACTCGCTATTGTACGAAGGTTTTTCACTGGCTATCGGCGTCACGGGAACCGAGGCGCTGGCAAATACCTTTAGTCTTGATCCCTTAGGATCGGTGCAATGGCGCTTTGTCATGGCGGCGGATCATCCGCTGGCGAACGTTGAAGAGCCGCTAACAGAAGCACAGTTGCGGCGCTTTCCGGCGGTCAATATTGAAGACAGCGCCCGCACCTTAACCAAACGCGTCGCCTGGCGATTGCCGGGGCAAAAAGAGATTATTGTTCCCGATATGGAAACGAAAATCGCCGCCCATCTGGCGGGCGTTGGCATTGGTTTTTTGCCAAAATCACTTTGCCAGTCAATGCTCGATAATCAACAACTGGTCAGCCGGGTAATCCCAACGATGCGCCCTCCTTCGCCATTGAGTCTGGCATGGCGCAAATTTGGCAGCGGCAAAGCGGTAGAAGATATTGTGACCTTGTTTACCCAGCGCAGGCCGGAAATCAGCGGATTTTTAGAAATTTTCGGCAACCCACGCAGTTAA
- the gcl gene encoding glyoxylate carboligase — protein sequence MAKMRAVDAAMYVLEKEGITTAFGVPGAAINPFYSAMRKHGGIRHILARHVEGASHMAEGYTRATAGNIGVCLGTSGPAGTDMITALYSASADSIPILCITGQAPRARLHKEDFQAVDIEAIAKPVSKMAVTVREAALVPRVLQQAFHLMRSGRPGPVLVDLPFDVQVAEIEFDPDMYEPLPVYKPAASRMQIEKAVEMLIQAERPVIVAGGGVINADAAALLQQFAELTSVPVIPTLMGWGCIPDDHELMAGMVGLQTAHRYGNATLLASDMVFGIGNRFANRHTGSVEKYTEGRKIVHIDIEPTQIGRVLCPDLGIVSDAKAALTLLVEVAQEMQKAGRLPCRKEWVADCQQRKRTLLRKTHFDNVPVKPQRVYEEMNKAFGRDVCYVTTIGLSQIAAAQMLHVFKDRHWINCGQAGPLGWTIPAALGVCAADPERNVVAISGDFDFQFLIEELAVGAQFNIPYIHVLVNNAYLGLIRQSQRAFDMDYCVQLAFENINSSEVNGYGVDHVKVAEGLGCKAIRVFKPEDIAPAFEQAKILMAQYRVPVVVEVILERVTNISMGSELDNVMEFEDIADNAADAPTETCFMHYE from the coding sequence ATGGCAAAAATGAGAGCCGTTGACGCGGCAATGTATGTGCTGGAGAAAGAAGGTATCACCACCGCCTTCGGCGTTCCGGGAGCTGCAATCAATCCGTTCTACTCAGCGATGCGTAAGCACGGCGGTATTCGTCACATTCTGGCGCGTCATGTGGAAGGTGCTTCGCACATGGCGGAAGGTTATACCCGCGCAACGGCAGGGAATATCGGCGTATGTCTGGGGACTTCCGGTCCTGCGGGCACGGACATGATCACCGCGCTCTATTCCGCATCTGCTGATTCCATTCCTATTCTGTGTATTACCGGCCAGGCTCCGCGCGCCCGTCTGCATAAAGAAGATTTCCAGGCCGTTGATATTGAAGCAATTGCTAAACCGGTCAGCAAAATGGCGGTTACAGTTCGTGAAGCGGCGCTGGTGCCTCGTGTGCTGCAACAGGCGTTTCACCTGATGCGTTCTGGTCGACCGGGTCCGGTACTGGTGGATTTACCGTTCGACGTACAGGTTGCGGAAATCGAGTTTGATCCTGATATGTACGAACCGCTGCCGGTCTACAAACCTGCTGCCAGCCGTATGCAGATCGAAAAAGCTGTAGAAATGTTAATCCAGGCCGAACGTCCGGTGATTGTTGCCGGAGGCGGGGTAATCAATGCTGACGCAGCTGCACTGTTACAACAGTTTGCTGAACTGACCAGCGTTCCGGTGATCCCAACGCTGATGGGCTGGGGTTGTATCCCGGATGACCACGAACTGATGGCCGGGATGGTGGGTCTGCAAACCGCGCATCGTTACGGTAACGCAACGCTGCTGGCTTCCGACATGGTATTTGGTATCGGTAACCGTTTTGCCAACCGTCATACCGGTTCGGTAGAGAAATACACCGAAGGGCGCAAAATCGTTCATATCGATATTGAGCCGACGCAAATTGGCCGCGTACTGTGTCCGGATCTTGGCATTGTCTCTGATGCTAAAGCGGCGCTGACGCTGCTGGTTGAAGTGGCGCAGGAGATGCAAAAAGCCGGTCGTCTGCCGTGTCGTAAAGAGTGGGTCGCCGACTGCCAGCAGCGCAAACGCACTTTGCTGCGCAAAACCCACTTCGACAACGTGCCGGTGAAACCGCAGCGCGTGTATGAAGAGATGAACAAAGCCTTTGGCCGCGATGTTTGTTATGTCACCACCATTGGCCTGTCACAAATCGCTGCGGCACAAATGCTGCATGTCTTTAAAGACCGCCACTGGATCAACTGTGGGCAGGCAGGCCCGCTGGGCTGGACGATTCCGGCGGCGCTGGGGGTTTGTGCCGCTGATCCAGAGCGCAATGTGGTGGCGATTTCCGGTGACTTCGACTTCCAGTTCCTGATTGAAGAATTAGCCGTTGGCGCACAGTTCAACATTCCGTACATCCATGTACTGGTCAATAACGCCTATCTGGGTCTGATTCGCCAGTCGCAACGTGCCTTTGATATGGATTACTGCGTACAGCTCGCGTTCGAAAATATTAACTCCAGCGAAGTGAACGGTTATGGCGTCGACCACGTAAAAGTAGCGGAAGGTTTAGGTTGTAAAGCAATTCGCGTTTTCAAACCGGAAGATATTGCACCAGCCTTTGAACAGGCGAAAATCTTAATGGCGCAATATCGGGTACCGGTAGTCGTGGAAGTTATTCTCGAGCGTGTGACCAATATTTCGATGGGCAGTGAACTGGATAACGTCATGGAATTTGAAGATATCGCCGATAACGCAGCGGATGCACCGACTGAAACCTGTTTCATGCACTATGAATAA
- the mnmH gene encoding tRNA 2-selenouridine(34) synthase MnmH — MQERHTEQDYRALLIADTPIIDVRAPIEFEQGAMPAAINLPLMNNDERAAVGICYKQQGSDAALALGHKLVAGEIRQQRMDAWRAACLQNPHGILCCARGGQRSHIVQRWLHDAGIDYPLVEGGYKALRQTAIQATIELSQKPIVLIGGCTGCGKTLLVQQQPNGVDLEGLARHRGSAFGRTLQPQLSQASFENLLAAEMLKTDARQNLRLWVLEDESRMIGSNHLPECLRERMTQATIAVVEDPFEIRLERLNEEYFLRMHHDFTHAYGDEQGWQEYCEYLHHGLSAIKRRLGLQRYNELAARLDAALTTQLTTGSTDGHLAWLVPLLEEYYDPMYRYQLEKKAEKVVFRGEWAEVAEWVKAQ, encoded by the coding sequence ATGCAAGAGAGACACACGGAACAGGACTATCGTGCCCTGCTGATTGCTGATACGCCCATTATTGATGTTCGCGCCCCCATCGAGTTTGAGCAAGGCGCAATGCCCGCCGCTATCAACCTGCCGTTAATGAATAACGATGAACGCGCCGCCGTTGGCATCTGCTATAAACAGCAAGGGTCAGACGCGGCGCTGGCACTGGGGCATAAACTGGTGGCGGGTGAAATTCGTCAGCAGCGCATGGACGCCTGGCGGGCAGCGTGCCTGCAAAATCCGCACGGTATTCTCTGCTGCGCCCGTGGCGGTCAGCGCTCGCATATTGTGCAACGCTGGCTGCATGACGCGGGGATTGATTATCCGCTGGTGGAAGGCGGTTATAAGGCACTGCGCCAGACCGCGATTCAGGCGACCATTGAACTGTCACAAAAACCGATAGTGCTGATTGGCGGTTGTACCGGCTGCGGCAAAACGCTGTTAGTGCAACAACAACCGAACGGTGTTGATCTGGAAGGGCTGGCGCGCCATCGCGGTTCTGCTTTTGGTCGCACGTTACAACCACAACTTAGCCAGGCGAGTTTTGAAAACCTGCTGGCTGCCGAAATGCTAAAAACCGACGCCCGTCAGAATTTGCGCTTGTGGGTGCTGGAAGATGAAAGCCGGATGATCGGTTCGAATCACCTGCCGGAATGTCTGCGCGAACGAATGACTCAGGCGACGATTGCGGTGGTAGAAGATCCGTTTGAGATCCGTCTTGAACGCCTGAACGAAGAGTATTTCTTGCGTATGCATCATGATTTTACCCACGCTTATGGCGACGAACAGGGCTGGCAGGAGTATTGCGAATACCTGCATCACGGGCTTTCGGCGATTAAACGTCGGCTGGGACTACAACGCTATAACGAACTGGCTGCAAGGCTGGATGCGGCGCTGACAACGCAACTCACCACCGGCAGCACCGACGGTCATCTGGCCTGGCTAGTGCCGCTGCTTGAAGAATATTACGACCCGATGTATCGCTATCAGCTTGAAAAAAAAGCGGAAAAAGTTGTCTTTCGCGGTGAGTGGGCGGAAGTGGCGGAATGGGTTAAGGCGCAGTGA
- the allR gene encoding HTH-type transcriptional repressor AllR, whose amino-acid sequence MTEVRRRGRPGQAEPVAQKGAQALERGIAILQYLEKSGGSSSVSDISLNLDLPLSTTFRLLKVLQAADFVYQDSQLGWWHIGLGVFNVGAAYIHNRDVLSVAGPFMRRLMLLSGETVNVAIRNGNEAVLIGQLECKSMVRMCAPLGSRLPLHASGAGKALLYPLAEEELMSIILQTGLQQFTPTTLVDMPTLLKDLEQARELGYTVDKEEHVVGLNCIASAIYDDVGSVVAAISISGPSSRLTEDRFVSQGELVRDTARDISTALGLKAHL is encoded by the coding sequence ATGACGGAAGTTAGACGGCGCGGCAGGCCAGGACAGGCGGAGCCTGTGGCACAGAAGGGTGCACAGGCGTTAGAGCGGGGAATTGCGATTCTGCAATATCTGGAAAAAAGTGGGGGAAGTTCGTCGGTTAGCGATATCTCTCTCAATCTGGATTTGCCGCTCTCCACGACCTTTCGCTTGCTGAAGGTTTTACAGGCAGCGGATTTTGTCTATCAGGACAGTCAGTTAGGTTGGTGGCATATAGGATTAGGTGTCTTTAACGTCGGTGCAGCGTACATCCATAACCGCGATGTCCTCTCCGTCGCCGGGCCGTTTATGCGCCGCCTGATGTTACTTTCCGGCGAAACGGTCAATGTCGCGATCCGTAACGGCAATGAAGCGGTATTAATTGGTCAGTTAGAGTGTAAATCGATGGTCAGAATGTGTGCGCCGCTGGGCAGTCGTCTGCCGCTGCATGCTTCCGGTGCGGGCAAGGCGCTGCTTTATCCGCTGGCGGAAGAAGAGTTGATGAGCATCATTCTGCAAACCGGTTTGCAGCAGTTTACGCCAACGACGCTTGTGGATATGCCCACCTTGCTGAAGGACCTGGAACAAGCGCGTGAACTGGGCTATACCGTAGATAAAGAAGAGCATGTTGTCGGCCTGAATTGCATAGCTTCAGCAATTTACGATGATGTAGGTAGTGTTGTTGCCGCTATCTCCATCTCCGGGCCTTCATCAAGACTGACAGAAGATCGTTTTGTCAGTCAGGGTGAGCTGGTCAGAGACACCGCCCGCGATATCAGCACGGCGTTGGGACTGAAAGCACATCTATAG
- the ybbO gene encoding NADP(+)-dependent aldehyde reductase — translation MTHKATEILTGKVMQKSVLITGCSSGIGLESALELKRQGFHVLAGCRKPDDVERMNSMGFTGVLIDLDLPESVDRAADEVIALTDNCLYGIFNNAGFGMYGPLSTISRAQMEQQFSANFFGAHQLTMRLLPAMLPHGEGRIVMTSSVMGLISTPGRGAYAASKYALEAWSDALRMELRYSGIKVSLIEPGPIRTRFTDNVNQTQSDKPVENPGIAARFTLGPEAVVDKVRHAFISEKPKMRYPVTLVTWAVMVLKRLLPGRVMDKILQG, via the coding sequence ATGACTCATAAAGCAACGGAGATCCTGACAGGTAAAGTTATGCAAAAATCGGTCTTAATTACCGGATGTTCCAGTGGAATTGGCCTGGAAAGCGCGCTCGAATTAAAACGCCAGGGTTTTCATGTGCTGGCAGGTTGCCGGAAACCGGATGATGTTGAGCGCATGAACAGCATGGGATTTACCGGCGTGTTGATCGATCTGGATTTGCCAGAAAGTGTTGATCGCGCAGCCGACGAAGTGATCGCCCTGACCGATAATTGTCTGTATGGGATCTTTAACAATGCCGGATTCGGCATGTATGGCCCCCTTTCCACCATCAGCCGTGCGCAGATGGAACAGCAGTTTTCCGCCAACTTTTTCGGCGCACACCAGCTCACCATGCGCCTGTTACCCGCGATGTTACCGCACGGTGAAGGACGTATTGTGATGACCTCATCGGTGATGGGATTAATCTCCACGCCGGGTCGTGGCGCTTACGCGGCCAGTAAATATGCGCTGGAGGCGTGGTCAGACGCACTGCGCATGGAGCTACGTTACAGCGGAATTAAAGTTAGCCTGATCGAACCCGGTCCCATTCGTACTCGCTTCACCGACAACGTCAACCAGACGCAAAGTGATAAACCTGTCGAAAATCCCGGCATCGCCGCCCGCTTTACGTTGGGACCGGAAGCGGTGGTCGACAAAGTGCGCCATGCTTTTATTAGCGAGAAGCCGAAGATGCGCTATCCGGTAACGCTGGTGACCTGGGCAGTAATGGTGCTTAAGCGCCTGCTGCCGGGGCGCGTGATGGACAAAATATTGCAGGGGTGA
- the allA gene encoding ureidoglycolate lyase produces the protein MKLQVLPLSQEAFSAYGDVIETQKRDFFHINNGLVERYHDLALVEILEQDRTLISINRAQPANLPLTIHELERHPLGTQAFIPMKGEVFVVVVALGDDKPDLSTLRAFITNGEQGVNYHRNVWHHPLFAWQRVTDFLTIDRGGSDNCDVESIPEQELCFA, from the coding sequence ATGAAACTTCAGGTATTACCGTTAAGTCAGGAAGCCTTTAGTGCTTATGGCGACGTAATCGAAACGCAGAAACGGGATTTTTTCCATATTAACAATGGACTGGTGGAGCGTTACCACGATTTGGCGCTGGTTGAGATTCTTGAGCAAGACCGTACGCTTATCAGCATTAACCGCGCGCAACCGGCGAATCTGCCGCTGACTATTCACGAACTCGAACGTCATCCGCTGGGTACACAGGCCTTTATCCCGATGAAAGGTGAAGTGTTTGTGGTGGTGGTGGCGTTAGGTGACGACAAACCAGACCTGTCAACCCTGCGGGCGTTTATTACCAATGGCGAACAGGGAGTGAATTACCATCGTAACGTCTGGCATCACCCACTTTTCGCCTGGCAGCGCGTCACCGATTTTCTGACCATCGATCGCGGCGGCAGTGACAACTGTGATGTTGAAAGTATTCCTGAACAGGAACTCTGTTTTGCGTGA
- the cnoX gene encoding chaperedoxin, with protein sequence MSVENIVNINESNLQQVLEQSMTTPVLFYFWSERSQHCLQLTPILESLAAQYNGQFILAKLDCDAEQMIAAQFGLRAIPTVYLFQNGQPVDGFQGPQPEEAIRALLDKVLPREEELKAQQAMQLMQEGNYTDALPLLKDAWQLSNQNGEIGLLLAETLIALNRSEDAEAVLKTIPLQDQDTRYQGLVAQIELLKQAADTPEIQQLQQQVAENPEDAALATQLALQLHQVGRNEEALELLFGHLRKDLTAADGQTRKTFQEILAALGTGDALASKYRRQLYALLY encoded by the coding sequence ATGTCCGTAGAAAATATTGTCAACATTAACGAATCTAACCTGCAACAGGTTCTTGAACAGTCGATGACCACTCCGGTGCTGTTCTATTTTTGGTCTGAACGTAGCCAGCACTGTTTGCAGTTAACCCCAATTCTGGAAAGCCTCGCGGCGCAGTACAACGGGCAATTTATTCTGGCGAAGCTGGACTGCGACGCGGAGCAGATGATTGCCGCCCAGTTTGGTCTGCGCGCGATTCCGACCGTGTATCTGTTCCAGAACGGGCAACCGGTAGACGGCTTCCAGGGGCCGCAACCGGAAGAGGCGATCCGCGCCCTGCTGGATAAAGTGCTGCCGCGCGAAGAAGAGCTGAAAGCGCAGCAGGCGATGCAGCTGATGCAGGAAGGCAATTACACCGACGCCTTGCCATTGCTGAAAGACGCCTGGCAGTTGTCGAATCAGAACGGGGAGATCGGCCTGCTGCTGGCAGAAACGCTGATTGCGCTGAACCGTTCTGAAGATGCTGAAGCCGTGCTGAAAACCATTCCTTTACAGGATCAGGACACCCGCTACCAGGGGCTGGTGGCGCAAATCGAACTGCTGAAGCAGGCGGCAGATACGCCGGAAATTCAACAGTTGCAACAGCAGGTGGCGGAGAATCCAGAAGATGCCGCACTGGCAACGCAACTGGCGCTGCAACTGCATCAGGTTGGGCGCAATGAAGAGGCGCTGGAGTTGCTGTTCGGGCATCTGCGTAAAGATCTCACCGCCGCAGACGGTCAGACGCGTAAAACGTTCCAGGAGATCCTTGCTGCGCTGGGTACGGGTGATGCACTGGCGTCGAAGTATCGCCGCCAGCTGTATGCGTTGTTGTATTGA